A genomic segment from Methanoplanus limicola DSM 2279 encodes:
- a CDS encoding AAA family ATPase — MYKSFGIKNFRGFKELKIEDLKRLNLIAGKNNVGKTAVLEALFIHCGVLNPELVPVVNAIRGYDIIKLKNRVSSTETTWDSIFYNYNTSNKIELSGTYSDNHRRMLEISIKSSRRINIPASIKEENNSYNQIHTNSSNIMDQYYPALELKSTEPKKKELSNDIVIWPGGISIKQSYKPTNVSYFLSSGRVTNPKENAELLGELEINLKSEEIIPIMQIIEPKLIALNTIPMGNTSVIHANIGIGKLIPVSLLGEGINKLMAIIIRIINAENSCIFIDEIENRFHYSIMNKIWEVIDSVSKKYNVQVFATTHSLECIKAAHETLSSSDYDFSLIRLDKTDDSIIPTYYDCESLDISIENEFEVR; from the coding sequence ATGTACAAATCATTCGGGATTAAAAATTTCAGAGGCTTTAAAGAATTAAAAATAGAGGACTTAAAACGCTTAAATCTGATTGCAGGGAAGAATAATGTTGGAAAAACTGCTGTACTTGAAGCCTTATTCATACACTGTGGCGTGCTGAATCCTGAGTTGGTACCTGTTGTAAATGCAATTAGAGGATATGACATTATTAAACTGAAGAACAGAGTTTCATCAACTGAAACTACCTGGGATTCGATATTTTATAACTACAATACATCCAACAAAATAGAACTTTCCGGAACTTATTCAGACAACCATCGAAGAATGCTGGAAATTTCAATCAAATCCAGCAGAAGAATAAACATCCCTGCTTCAATTAAAGAAGAGAATAACTCATACAATCAGATTCATACCAATTCATCAAATATAATGGATCAGTATTATCCTGCACTCGAATTAAAAAGTACTGAACCCAAAAAAAAGGAATTATCAAATGATATTGTGATATGGCCGGGTGGCATAAGTATAAAGCAGTCTTATAAACCCACAAATGTTAGTTATTTCCTCTCTTCAGGAAGAGTAACAAATCCCAAAGAAAATGCTGAATTATTGGGAGAACTTGAAATTAATCTTAAAAGTGAAGAGATAATACCAATAATGCAGATTATTGAACCAAAACTTATTGCTCTCAATACCATTCCAATGGGTAACACTTCAGTAATTCATGCCAATATTGGTATCGGGAAACTGATTCCGGTATCTCTTCTTGGCGAAGGAATTAATAAATTAATGGCCATAATAATCAGGATAATTAATGCTGAAAATTCCTGTATTTTTATTGACGAAATTGAAAATCGATTCCATTACTCAATAATGAATAAGATTTGGGAAGTCATTGACAGTGTTTCAAAAAAATATAATGTACAGGTTTTTGCAACTACACACAGCCTGGAGTGCATTAAGGCTGCACATGAAACACTGAGCAGCAGTGATTATGATTTTTCTTTAATCAGACTTGATAAAACCGATGATTCAATCATTCCGACATACTATGATTGTGAATCACTTGACATCTCAATTGAGAATGAATTTGAGGTCAGGTAA
- a CDS encoding YecA family protein, translating into MAKKTGRNDPCPCGSGKKYKKCCMKKDEEKSKEDKKFCIETYDRESEESYVSGGIEDLYNAMFAGSECEAPEFSLKPLDVEEIPDYGTPELDEDLFEPLRTKWNTGIREFYSDATRGIDYLERRDDYVIIKGSLDEEFTEMFGDCNDLNGFFSYIDDNCEKISESLMIRMSMKYGCSAGPYLLERMNGSYDSEIMVCYADMIHFSPCDFREDILELINKPVKEPFTLSILSLMLFRYNNPDDYQVLWNCYNLFKEHYPDTLLFEGPLIAIQHIWAIENNKEFVMAYTPELPEL; encoded by the coding sequence ATGGCTAAAAAAACAGGAAGAAATGACCCGTGCCCCTGCGGAAGCGGGAAGAAATACAAGAAATGTTGTATGAAGAAGGATGAGGAAAAGAGTAAGGAAGATAAGAAATTCTGCATTGAAACATATGATAGAGAAAGTGAGGAGTCTTATGTATCCGGCGGCATTGAGGACCTTTATAATGCGATGTTTGCCGGGAGCGAGTGCGAAGCTCCGGAATTCAGTTTAAAACCGCTGGATGTTGAAGAGATTCCTGATTATGGCACTCCGGAACTGGATGAAGATCTCTTTGAACCTCTAAGAACCAAATGGAATACGGGTATCAGAGAATTTTACAGCGATGCCACACGCGGGATTGATTATCTTGAGAGGAGGGATGATTATGTAATAATCAAAGGTTCTCTTGATGAGGAGTTTACTGAAATGTTCGGGGATTGTAATGACCTGAACGGGTTCTTCAGTTATATTGACGATAATTGTGAGAAGATCAGTGAATCCCTGATGATCAGGATGTCAATGAAGTATGGGTGTTCTGCCGGGCCATATTTATTAGAGAGGATGAATGGGAGTTATGATTCCGAAATTATGGTTTGCTATGCCGATATGATTCATTTCAGTCCGTGTGATTTCAGAGAGGATATTCTTGAACTGATAAATAAACCGGTCAAAGAACCGTTTACTCTCTCAATCCTGTCTCTGATGCTCTTTAGGTATAACAATCCGGATGATTATCAGGTGTTATGGAATTGTTATAATCTGTTTAAGGAGCATTATCCGGATACACTTCTCTTTGAAGGGCCTTTAATTGCTATTCAGCATATCTGGGCTATTGAGAACAATAAGGAGTTTGTAATGGCTTATACTCCGGAATTGCCGGAGTTATGA
- a CDS encoding AAA family ATPase codes for MLIEYSVENFRSISEKTTLSMLTSKEIKKKHNLIKIKGIPGITKLLKSSVIYGANASGKTNQIRALDLIKFIVLMSKNLNKGDKLPYFPFMLSSGYDEEPTYFEIDFISGKKEYKYSFSYNADEIISEELSYFKNKNEIRVYCRKRDQIEVSVDEDELRGLFKHTGDNVLFLSKANNEYKPFGEVFEWFNVSLQYIGQTAAIRDDLIIDYMNKSKENKKRVLNILKNADFDIEDVSGEKIKMDRSEIPDFILNIIEKETNKPLKDEEFSKTELKSIHRRDDGSEFISEFEEFESAGTIVFFKMLGVFLDALEGHQRILVMDEFDTRLHPDLIMYLLRIFHDEEYNKANSQLIVTTHNTRILSQDFFRREQIWFTEKNKEKRNTELYSLFDYEDRVDRSVEKAYLSGRYGGLPDIFYGSI; via the coding sequence ATGCTGATTGAGTACAGTGTCGAAAATTTCCGTTCCATTTCAGAGAAAACGACACTTTCTATGCTGACTTCAAAAGAGATAAAGAAAAAGCATAATTTAATCAAAATAAAAGGCATTCCCGGCATTACAAAATTACTGAAAAGTTCAGTTATTTACGGTGCCAACGCATCCGGAAAGACGAACCAGATTCGTGCACTTGATCTCATCAAATTTATTGTTTTAATGTCTAAAAATCTCAATAAAGGGGATAAACTGCCATATTTTCCGTTCATGCTTAGCAGTGGGTATGATGAGGAGCCTACATATTTTGAGATAGATTTTATCAGCGGAAAAAAGGAGTATAAATATTCATTCTCATACAATGCAGATGAGATTATCTCTGAGGAACTGAGTTATTTCAAAAATAAAAATGAAATCAGGGTTTATTGCCGGAAAAGAGATCAGATTGAGGTGTCTGTGGATGAAGATGAATTAAGGGGGCTATTTAAGCATACCGGAGACAATGTACTCTTTTTGTCAAAGGCAAATAATGAATACAAACCGTTTGGTGAGGTTTTTGAGTGGTTTAATGTCAGTCTTCAGTACATCGGACAGACTGCTGCAATCAGGGATGATCTCATCATTGACTACATGAATAAATCAAAAGAAAATAAGAAGAGAGTTTTAAATATTCTTAAAAATGCAGATTTTGACATTGAAGATGTATCCGGTGAAAAGATTAAAATGGATAGATCAGAAATTCCGGATTTCATATTAAATATCATTGAAAAAGAAACAAACAAGCCTTTGAAAGATGAAGAATTTTCAAAAACCGAACTTAAAAGTATTCACAGGCGAGATGATGGCAGTGAATTCATTTCGGAATTTGAAGAATTTGAATCCGCAGGAACCATTGTCTTCTTTAAAATGCTTGGAGTATTTCTTGATGCCCTTGAAGGTCACCAGAGAATTCTTGTGATGGATGAGTTTGATACAAGGCTTCATCCTGATCTTATCATGTATCTGCTCAGAATATTTCATGATGAGGAATATAATAAGGCAAACTCACAGCTGATCGTCACAACCCATAATACAAGGATACTCTCACAGGATTTCTTCAGAAGAGAACAGATCTGGTTTACAGAGAAGAACAAAGAGAAAAGGAACACTGAATTATACTCCCTTTTTGACTATGAAGACCGGGTTGATCGTTCGGTAGAGAAAGCATATCTCTCAGGACGCTATGGAGGATTGCCGGATATCTTTTACGGGAGTATTTAG
- a CDS encoding YecA family protein — translation MSEKTGRNDPCPCGSGKKYKKCCMNKDRLEAQKDKEDESRFAEEFRKYIANHNEADLFSEEEEYEVFAPIEVDRIPDYGPFPHGHILFDQNELNNFKMSPPELFYDELSCGMEHQEELDTLACEVKMPGREIGKKTEYSDDPKVFFGSFDELTCIGHYASAMKKAAEFGQDAGHFISERLIETESEHLAEMFVKMLHFSPCDFRQDILAVMNAPPKSPYVLSILCIELSYYNIREDANMIWNCYNFFMEYYPDTSLSDGPVIALTRMESLR, via the coding sequence ATGAGCGAAAAAACCGGCAGAAACGATCCCTGTCCATGCGGGAGCGGGAAGAAATACAAGAAATGCTGCATGAATAAAGACCGGCTGGAGGCACAAAAAGATAAGGAGGATGAGAGCCGTTTTGCAGAGGAGTTCCGGAAATATATTGCGAACCATAATGAAGCTGATCTCTTTTCTGAGGAGGAGGAATATGAGGTTTTTGCCCCGATTGAGGTTGACAGGATTCCTGATTACGGGCCTTTCCCGCACGGACACATTCTCTTTGATCAAAATGAACTGAATAATTTTAAAATGAGTCCTCCGGAGCTTTTTTATGACGAGCTGAGCTGTGGTATGGAGCATCAGGAGGAGCTTGATACGCTTGCCTGTGAGGTTAAAATGCCAGGGAGGGAAATCGGGAAAAAAACTGAATATTCTGATGATCCAAAAGTGTTTTTCGGGAGTTTTGATGAGCTGACCTGTATAGGACACTATGCATCAGCGATGAAAAAGGCAGCGGAGTTTGGTCAGGATGCAGGGCATTTTATCTCTGAACGTTTGATTGAGACAGAATCTGAGCATCTGGCAGAGATGTTCGTTAAGATGCTCCATTTCAGCCCGTGTGATTTCAGGCAGGATATTCTGGCAGTTATGAATGCTCCGCCGAAAAGTCCTTATGTACTCTCGATTCTCTGCATTGAGCTGTCATATTATAATATACGGGAGGACGCTAATATGATATGGAACTGCTATAATTTCTTTATGGAGTATTATCCGGATACCAGCCTCTCTGACGGGCCGGTTATTGCACTTACCCGGATGGAATCGCTCCGGTAA
- a CDS encoding ATP-binding protein, producing the protein MRVEEILLGTENQQIEFKESVVKGMYKTLCAFSNTDGGSVLVGVADDKNVIGFDCSNDNLKQISDNIVNKLLIHPVIESFSVNGKEVLKIKVAKSSCPVSFEGRYYKRIGNTTREMQSEDLRNYFLNSSQWDCIAGDYDIDEIDPGSVGDFVKMSVKSGRMPESAFKENIYDILSHLGLICNGKLTNGAIILFGKNPRKYFINAIVRVGHFKDENIIIGDKVVNGNLFRQIEGAEEAILSFINIRYNITGDSFKREEIWDYPIDAIREALLNALVHRDYFMSNRQTQIKIFDDFIWFHNPGGLPDGISIDDLKRLHSSVQRNPLIADVIYRSGFIEVWGSGINRICKAIFESGLPEPEFKEEFGGFSAYFRKSVNLDSLIKNRDLNARQLRAVEYVIENGDISNRIYQEINSVSTTIAKKELRELVSIELFKKCGKGRGTNYKI; encoded by the coding sequence ATGAGAGTTGAAGAAATTTTATTGGGTACTGAGAACCAGCAGATTGAATTCAAAGAATCGGTTGTGAAGGGAATGTACAAAACATTATGTGCATTTTCAAATACGGATGGAGGATCTGTTCTTGTTGGTGTAGCAGATGATAAAAATGTTATTGGTTTTGATTGTTCCAATGATAACCTTAAGCAGATAAGTGACAATATCGTCAATAAATTGTTAATTCATCCGGTAATAGAATCGTTTTCAGTTAATGGCAAGGAAGTTCTCAAAATTAAAGTGGCCAAAAGTTCATGCCCTGTTTCTTTTGAAGGTAGATATTATAAAAGAATTGGAAACACTACACGCGAAATGCAATCTGAAGATCTGAGAAATTATTTTTTGAATTCAAGTCAGTGGGACTGTATTGCCGGAGATTACGACATTGATGAAATTGATCCTGGATCTGTGGGTGATTTTGTAAAAATGTCTGTTAAATCCGGGAGAATGCCCGAATCTGCATTTAAAGAAAATATTTATGATATACTCAGTCATTTAGGTCTAATCTGTAATGGAAAACTTACAAATGGCGCAATAATTCTCTTTGGTAAAAATCCCAGGAAATATTTTATAAATGCTATTGTCAGAGTTGGTCACTTTAAAGATGAAAATATAATTATTGGAGATAAAGTCGTAAACGGGAATCTTTTCAGGCAGATTGAAGGTGCTGAAGAGGCAATATTGTCTTTTATTAACATTCGATATAATATTACCGGAGATTCATTTAAGCGGGAAGAAATTTGGGATTATCCAATTGATGCAATAAGGGAAGCACTTTTAAATGCTCTGGTTCACCGGGATTATTTTATGTCTAACCGGCAGACACAAATTAAGATTTTTGATGATTTCATCTGGTTTCATAATCCCGGAGGACTTCCTGATGGAATTAGTATTGACGATTTGAAAAGGTTACATTCATCTGTTCAAAGAAACCCACTAATTGCAGATGTTATATACAGATCTGGTTTTATTGAGGTGTGGGGATCAGGTATAAATAGAATTTGTAAAGCTATTTTTGAATCAGGTCTACCTGAACCTGAATTTAAAGAAGAATTTGGCGGTTTTTCAGCTTATTTCAGAAAGTCTGTCAATCTTGATAGCCTCATAAAAAATAGAGATTTAAACGCCCGTCAGCTCCGGGCTGTAGAATATGTTATTGAAAATGGGGATATCAGCAATAGAATATATCAGGAAATAAATTCAGTATCCACTACTATTGCAAAAAAAGAGCTTAGAGAACTTGTTTCAATTGAGTTATTTAAGAAGTGTGGAAAAGGAAGAGGTACAAATTATAAAATTTGA
- a CDS encoding ATP-binding response regulator: MKILVADDLKANRYLLESALKSAGYQVISANNGLDALNILRKSPVDMIITDVLMPKMDGFQLCREVKADENLKNIPFVFYTASYTTPEDQKFGLDLGADRYIIKPVDPDEFLSVIRDILSEANSIVPSEPETGVVPEDSFLQDYNRRIFAQLEKKIEELEEKNLELVESRRALAESERRYRELFENISESVFLHKCLFESPQGVIVEANETACRNLGYSHDELLDKMIGEIALTPAGKEAGAGYDRIALMGRVSFEAEFKRRDGSLFPVHVKAKLIEFGGDKYILSLVRDLTAEKAGLKRESEALEKIEENLIQLSILNDEIRNPLAVISGIVSIDEGESSEEILNQVEIINSIVSRLDRGWLESTKIRNYLIKHHGFSEDGVK, from the coding sequence ATGAAAATTCTTGTAGCAGATGATCTGAAGGCCAACAGATATCTCCTTGAATCTGCCCTTAAAAGTGCCGGCTATCAGGTAATATCTGCAAATAACGGTCTTGATGCCTTAAACATCCTGCGTAAATCTCCGGTTGACATGATAATTACCGATGTCCTTATGCCGAAGATGGACGGCTTTCAGCTCTGCCGTGAAGTGAAGGCAGATGAAAACCTGAAAAATATCCCTTTTGTCTTTTATACTGCCTCATATACAACTCCTGAAGATCAGAAATTCGGGCTTGACCTCGGTGCTGACCGTTATATTATAAAGCCGGTTGATCCGGACGAGTTCCTCTCCGTTATCCGGGATATTCTCTCTGAAGCCAACTCGATTGTCCCTTCAGAACCGGAGACCGGAGTCGTGCCGGAGGACAGTTTTCTTCAGGATTACAACCGCAGAATTTTTGCCCAGCTTGAGAAGAAGATAGAGGAGCTTGAAGAGAAGAACCTTGAGCTTGTTGAGTCACGCAGGGCACTTGCGGAGAGTGAGAGGAGGTACAGGGAACTTTTTGAGAATATCAGTGAGTCTGTTTTTCTCCATAAATGTCTCTTTGAAAGTCCGCAGGGGGTCATTGTTGAGGCAAATGAGACTGCATGCAGAAATCTTGGCTATTCCCATGACGAGCTTTTGGATAAGATGATCGGTGAGATCGCTCTTACCCCTGCCGGTAAAGAGGCAGGTGCAGGATATGACCGGATTGCCCTTATGGGTAGGGTCTCATTTGAGGCCGAGTTTAAAAGAAGGGACGGTTCGTTATTTCCTGTCCATGTGAAGGCAAAGTTAATTGAATTTGGCGGGGATAAATATATACTGTCACTTGTGCGTGATCTGACTGCCGAGAAGGCGGGTCTGAAGCGTGAATCTGAGGCACTGGAGAAGATTGAGGAGAATCTCATTCAGCTTTCGATCTTAAATGATGAAATTAGAAATCCTCTTGCTGTCATTTCCGGAATCGTCAGCATTGATGAGGGTGAGAGTTCAGAAGAAATTCTTAATCAGGTTGAGATAATAAACAGTATTGTATCAAGGCTTGACAGGGGCTGGCTTGAGTCCACAAAGATCCGTAATTATCTGATAAAACATCACGGTTTTAGTGAGGATGGGGTAAAATGA
- a CDS encoding response regulator, translated as MTTVLVIEDNPNNLYLIRFILKKHGFEVTEADTGKKGVEKAIEEKPDIILMDIQLPDIDGFEATGRIRQSEEAADIPIIALTSYAMTGDREKALSLGCTGYIEKPIDPDKIIAQIKEYL; from the coding sequence ATGACGACAGTACTTGTAATTGAGGACAATCCAAATAACCTCTACCTGATACGGTTTATACTTAAAAAGCACGGGTTTGAGGTTACTGAGGCAGACACAGGAAAGAAGGGAGTTGAAAAGGCCATTGAAGAGAAGCCGGACATCATACTGATGGACATCCAGCTTCCGGACATTGACGGATTTGAGGCGACAGGGAGAATCCGTCAGTCAGAGGAGGCAGCCGATATTCCTATAATCGCCCTTACCTCCTATGCAATGACAGGCGATCGTGAGAAGGCACTCTCGCTTGGCTGCACAGGTTATATCGAAAAACCGATAGATCCCGATAAGATTATTGCCCAGATAAAAGAATATCTTTAG
- a CDS encoding response regulator, producing the protein MMKLLIVDDNKMLVEIYTTGLSERGFEVLHSMSGAECLDLLKNEVPDVILMDIMMPGMDGWETLMQIRSNPKTKKIPVLMLTAKALTIEDINLYGGYIDGFLIKPFTLNALSDRINDFFKIREEYRDIVHNAHQRCSDSAKVDEWAESGRQFYVLKKLVKVFEDEYGGILKEGAIKTGMPDTLDQIMEKCRLRSKRFYDLTDELGLSDLLPDDLMDDDVCRVRPS; encoded by the coding sequence ATGATGAAGTTATTAATTGTTGATGATAATAAAATGCTGGTTGAGATCTATACTACCGGACTTTCGGAGAGGGGCTTTGAAGTCCTGCATTCTATGTCCGGTGCTGAGTGTCTGGATCTCCTGAAGAATGAAGTGCCTGATGTTATACTGATGGATATTATGATGCCCGGTATGGATGGCTGGGAGACTCTGATGCAGATCCGCTCAAATCCGAAGACGAAGAAAATTCCGGTTCTGATGCTCACAGCAAAGGCTCTGACTATTGAGGATATTAATCTTTATGGCGGGTATATTGACGGGTTTTTGATTAAGCCTTTTACTCTTAATGCACTTTCTGACCGTATTAACGATTTCTTTAAAATCAGAGAGGAGTACCGGGATATTGTTCATAATGCTCATCAGAGGTGTTCAGATTCTGCCAAGGTTGATGAGTGGGCGGAGTCTGGCCGGCAGTTTTATGTCCTTAAGAAACTTGTAAAGGTTTTTGAGGATGAATATGGTGGGATATTGAAGGAAGGGGCGATTAAGACCGGAATGCCGGATACACTGGATCAGATTATGGAGAAGTGCCGGCTCAGGAGTAAGAGGTTTTATGACCTTACTGATGAACTCGGGCTGTCAGATCTGCTGCCAGATGATTTGATGGATGATGATGTCTGTAGGGTGAGGCCCTCTTAG
- a CDS encoding ATP-binding response regulator translates to MKLQTRVVLIFVIIFFLVTALVGVILPSAIHEQTLKSATESSSLQISLIDHSISAFISSAKSHVLELSQNPAVRDRDDSGFTNYLNADEETFILSPDEQEQGIITILNNYRTTNPYVNSVYMGRENGAFVRSHPRGNNTAYDPRDRPWYILAEENPDSVVITGTYRSVTTPDMNIGVVKALVDENGTFYGVVGADITLEGISDFISGIDPEGSSQLIISDENGIVLTSSDESQNYNDIRRFLKDGTFSFLTEESGIIRTDKGYLVHSISSETGWKIGILIPFSDIETETNEVIFMVLGYLIAGLILLSVISVFALNREIIRPLEELTGVSRKIVETGNPDQKITVKSSGEIGILEAAFKEMLEKIKTEEREIKEALGGERQAKAELKRARDGLEEEVKARTAELAEANEHLKDLDRLKSMFIASMSHELRTPLNSIIGFTGILLKGWSGEINDEQETQLKIIQSSSKHLLSLINDVIDISKIEAGTVELSYSSFDLVFVLKEVMDSFKEQAEEQGISLKSDLPGMINIYGDERRTKQIVLNLVSNAIKFTDEGTVTLKAEAVDDSAVISVADTGIGIPEEKISGLFMPFFRVHTKGRLTEGTGLGLYLSEKIARALGGGITFKSILGQGSEFALTIPLRCTEE, encoded by the coding sequence ATGAAACTCCAGACAAGAGTAGTTCTGATATTTGTCATAATTTTCTTTCTGGTAACTGCACTTGTCGGAGTAATACTGCCCTCAGCCATCCATGAACAGACCCTGAAATCAGCAACAGAAAGCTCATCTCTTCAGATCTCCCTCATTGACCACTCCATATCAGCGTTTATATCCTCGGCAAAAAGCCATGTCCTTGAACTCTCGCAAAACCCGGCAGTCCGTGACAGAGACGACAGCGGGTTTACAAATTATCTCAACGCCGATGAAGAGACCTTTATTTTAAGCCCGGATGAACAGGAGCAGGGGATAATAACAATCCTGAACAACTACCGGACAACAAACCCGTATGTGAATTCCGTTTATATGGGGCGGGAAAATGGCGCATTTGTGAGATCACATCCCCGTGGGAACAACACTGCATATGACCCAAGGGACCGGCCATGGTACATACTTGCAGAAGAGAACCCCGACTCAGTCGTTATCACCGGGACGTACCGTTCTGTCACAACTCCGGATATGAACATCGGCGTTGTAAAGGCCCTTGTTGACGAAAACGGCACATTTTACGGGGTTGTAGGGGCTGACATAACCCTGGAGGGCATATCAGATTTCATATCCGGAATCGACCCTGAAGGCAGCAGCCAGTTGATAATTTCGGATGAAAACGGCATAGTTCTCACTTCATCAGATGAATCCCAGAACTATAACGACATAAGGCGGTTCTTAAAGGACGGGACCTTCAGTTTCCTCACTGAAGAGAGCGGCATAATCCGGACGGATAAAGGCTATCTTGTACACAGCATATCGTCTGAAACCGGTTGGAAGATAGGCATACTGATCCCGTTTTCCGACATCGAAACCGAGACCAACGAGGTAATTTTTATGGTCCTTGGCTATCTGATAGCCGGACTTATACTGCTCTCTGTGATCTCAGTCTTTGCCCTGAACCGTGAGATTATAAGACCACTTGAAGAACTGACCGGGGTCAGCAGAAAGATTGTCGAGACCGGAAACCCTGACCAGAAGATAACCGTTAAGTCCTCGGGTGAAATCGGCATTCTTGAAGCTGCCTTTAAGGAGATGCTTGAGAAGATAAAGACAGAAGAGAGAGAGATTAAAGAGGCACTGGGAGGTGAGAGGCAGGCAAAAGCGGAACTTAAGAGAGCCAGGGACGGACTTGAAGAAGAGGTTAAGGCGAGAACGGCCGAACTTGCGGAGGCGAACGAGCACCTAAAGGACCTTGACAGGCTCAAGTCAATGTTCATCGCCTCAATGAGCCATGAACTGAGAACACCTCTAAACTCCATAATCGGTTTTACCGGGATACTTCTGAAAGGCTGGAGCGGGGAGATCAATGACGAACAGGAGACACAGCTTAAAATTATACAGAGCAGCTCAAAGCACCTGTTAAGCCTGATAAATGATGTAATTGACATAAGCAAAATAGAGGCCGGAACCGTTGAACTTTCATACTCATCCTTTGACCTTGTTTTTGTTCTGAAAGAGGTCATGGACTCATTTAAGGAACAGGCAGAAGAACAGGGCATCTCCCTTAAATCCGACCTTCCCGGAATGATTAATATCTACGGTGATGAAAGAAGAACAAAGCAGATAGTGCTCAATCTGGTGAGCAATGCCATTAAATTCACTGATGAAGGTACAGTGACATTAAAGGCAGAGGCCGTGGATGACTCCGCCGTAATTTCGGTGGCTGACACAGGGATTGGAATTCCGGAAGAGAAGATCTCCGGACTTTTCATGCCGTTTTTCAGGGTGCATACAAAGGGCAGACTTACCGAAGGTACAGGACTTGGCCTGTACCTCTCAGAAAAGATAGCCCGTGCACTTGGGGGTGGAATTACGTTTAAGAGTATTTTAGGGCAGGGCAGTGAATTCGCCCTGACAATACCGCTTAGGTGCACAGAAGAATGA
- a CDS encoding DUF3226 domain-containing protein, whose protein sequence is MNLNPLKKIGILQDADNDPKLAFNQIAETLKELKFTPPKKQMSLSGGDPSWIIIINPMDKPGMLEDLIVESFSGDHAMKCVDSFHECVGNNGKYKPKNYSKAYLQTYFSSNNKYIKDIGVAAKERILDFDHEAFGNFRTLIKILTDQKSNP, encoded by the coding sequence GTGAATTTAAATCCGTTGAAAAAAATAGGTATCCTGCAGGATGCCGACAATGATCCCAAACTTGCATTTAATCAGATAGCTGAAACATTAAAAGAGCTAAAATTTACCCCGCCAAAAAAACAGATGTCATTATCCGGAGGAGATCCATCCTGGATAATTATTATAAATCCTATGGATAAACCGGGTATGCTCGAAGATTTAATAGTTGAGAGTTTTTCCGGAGATCATGCAATGAAATGTGTTGACTCATTTCATGAATGTGTTGGTAATAATGGAAAATATAAGCCTAAAAATTATTCCAAAGCCTATTTGCAGACATATTTTTCGTCAAACAATAAATATATAAAAGACATCGGAGTTGCTGCCAAAGAGAGGATACTTGATTTCGATCATGAAGCTTTTGGGAATTTCAGGACCCTGATTAAAATTCTTACGGACCAAAAAAGTAACCCATGA
- a CDS encoding RloB family protein: protein MTRTRKSQKRQINPLILIFSSGETEINYFRLKKGDLRGNRNIRIEAVHSNRKTAVDLVSYAKQNIKAGDYNRNKNDKVFLVMDLDDARDGDIKSAMKKMPENMNLIISNPDFEFWFLLHYRYYQDNLACREPIEKLRQYERNYDKPDVDNIYNSLRLKEKDAIKNAERLRKFHETENQCPDLHSVSVNPYTNVDELISFLNSL from the coding sequence ATGACAAGAACTCGAAAATCCCAAAAACGGCAGATAAACCCTTTAATACTGATCTTTTCAAGCGGAGAAACGGAAATTAATTACTTCAGGCTCAAAAAAGGTGATCTCAGGGGTAACCGGAATATCAGAATTGAGGCAGTACATTCTAACAGAAAAACTGCGGTAGATCTTGTCAGTTATGCGAAGCAGAATATAAAGGCAGGGGACTATAACAGGAACAAAAATGATAAAGTATTCCTGGTTATGGATCTGGATGATGCCAGAGACGGGGATATTAAATCGGCAATGAAGAAAATGCCTGAAAACATGAATCTCATCATCTCAAACCCGGACTTTGAATTCTGGTTTCTCCTGCATTACCGGTATTATCAGGATAATCTTGCCTGCCGGGAGCCTATCGAAAAACTAAGACAATATGAAAGAAATTATGATAAACCGGATGTTGATAATATCTATAACTCTCTGAGGCTGAAAGAGAAAGACGCGATAAAAAATGCAGAAAGGCTCAGAAAATTTCATGAAACTGAGAATCAGTGCCCGGATCTCCATTCTGTTTCAGTAAATCCATACACAAATGTGGATGAGCTGATCTCATTTCTGAATTCTTTGTAA